Sequence from the Chlamydiales bacterium genome:
TGATGCTGCATGGAGAAGGCCAAGCCTCTCATAACCTGCTGGTCCCTGGTCTTCCCAGGCATTCTGAGCCGTCAAGTTGCCCCAAATAAATTGATTATTGGGATCGACTCCATGCCCATGGATTAATTTGGAGACTGGTAATATATCTCTTTTTGTTTCGCCATGCCTTACTTCTTGCTCCCTTTCCGCTGCCAAAACCACCCATATGGATTTTATCCGAAATTTATAAGCTAACTTTACCTATTTGTATTTATTTCTATCAATTATGATTTCATTAACTGTGGTTTCAAGAATCCAATCAGATACTGTATTTAAAACTACAGGCGCAATAGTTTCTTCAATTATTCCATACTCCAAAACAGATCCAGTTTCACATGTTTGAAAGAAATGATTCAGTTTTGGAAATTCAATAATCCTATAATTTCGGTTTCCAGTTCCTTCAAGAATTTTTGCGATAACAGGAAGGTTTTGTTTTGGAGAAACTTGTGAATCGAGTTCACCATTGATTACCAAAATAGGAATCTTAAGGTGCTTTAATGAAGTTATCGGATCGTAAGTCAGATAATATCGGAACCATCTTGAGTTGCAACGCTTCATCTGGGCTTCTATGGCGTCCGCACTTGCTTGTTGCTCTTCTTTGGGTAGATTGACCAACTGTTTTGCGACGATTTCTCGTAGGAGTTTCTCAGCTTTTTCAAGATCAGATTCATTTTTGATTACGGAGAACACTTGCTGTTGAAAAGCCAGTTGATGACTTAGCTGTTCTTCTGTAACTCCCATAGCGCGAGAAATTAGAGCTTCTTGCTCATAAACAATAGCTTCACCAGTGACGCAGGGTCCTGCCATTAACACGATAAAGGCTACATCACTCGATTTAACCGCTACTATTGGAGCAATAAGCCCCCCTTCACTATGACCAATCAAACCTATCTGTTCTGCATCAACTTCCTTCCGAGTTTTTAAATATTCGACACCAGCCAATGCGTCAGAAGCAAAATCTTCAGAAGTAGCAACGCCGTAATTTCCCGTGGACTCTCCAATTCCACGCTTATCTACTCGTAACACTACAAAACCTTGTTTTGTAAGATGGTCAGCTAAGACTAAAAAAGGCTTGTGTCCAAATACGGTTTCATCACGATCAATTGGGCCAGAGCCAGCAATAAGTAAAATAGCAGGAGATGGTTTTTCTGATCTGGGAAGGGTTAAAGTACCAGCCAAGGTCACATTTGCAGTTACGTTAGAATATTTAACTTCTTCTACATCGTAAGAAATGGTGCTTTTTGGCTCCTGAGGACGTAAAGGCGAAGAAACACCTTTAAGCAATTCATCTGAAGCAGCTAACAGACTGAATACAGTAAATAATTGCATAATCATCTAAGTCCTTGTTTTATTTTCTAGGCTCTCCAGAAAGCTAGAGGATGTGATGGCAGATTATCGCAGATTAAACATAATGTTTCAATTGAGAAGGATACAATTTGGTGCATGCGATTTTCTAAATCCATGGCACGCCAGGGGCACAATAGCCTTGACATACGATGAAATAATACTTCATAATACGCACAGATTTGATTTAATTCTTGATACCCATAAAGAATCAATTAGCAGTATGGTACAAGCTATTCAAAAAAAGACACTCAGCCCTATTCGTTCCGAAATTCAAAGAATTATAAATTCTATTGTACCCTTTGATAGCAAAGAAAACGAACATCTCAATTTTACAAAGCATTGGTTAGAAACAGGGGCTGATCTTTTTCGAACTACAAAACCTGCAACACCCGATCCTCATCTAGTTGCATATTTTCTACTAGTTGACCTTAACACTAATAAGGTATTGCTAACTGACCACAAAAAATCTGGACTTTGGCTGCCTACTGGTGGACATGTTGAAATAAATGAACATCCAAAAGATACTGTAAAGCGAGAGATCATTGAAGAACTTGAAATAGAAGCTATTTTCCTATCCCATGACCCTCTTTTTCTCACTGTAACTAAAACAGTAGGGCAAACAGCAGGTCATACCGATGTCTCTCTTTGGTATATTCTCAAGGGTTTTTCTTTCGATACCCTAAACTATGATAAAAACGAATTCCATCAG
This genomic interval carries:
- a CDS encoding NUDIX domain-containing protein, whose protein sequence is MVQAIQKKTLSPIRSEIQRIINSIVPFDSKENEHLNFTKHWLETGADLFRTTKPATPDPHLVAYFLLVDLNTNKVLLTDHKKSGLWLPTGGHVEINEHPKDTVKREIIEELEIEAIFLSHDPLFLTVTKTVGQTAGHTDVSLWYILKGFSFDTLNYDKNEFHQINWFCQAEIPYQQSDPHMNRCIKKLIHFNILKDD
- a CDS encoding alpha/beta fold hydrolase; protein product: MIMQLFTVFSLLAASDELLKGVSSPLRPQEPKSTISYDVEEVKYSNVTANVTLAGTLTLPRSEKPSPAILLIAGSGPIDRDETVFGHKPFLVLADHLTKQGFVVLRVDKRGIGESTGNYGVATSEDFASDALAGVEYLKTRKEVDAEQIGLIGHSEGGLIAPIVAVKSSDVAFIVLMAGPCVTGEAIVYEQEALISRAMGVTEEQLSHQLAFQQQVFSVIKNESDLEKAEKLLREIVAKQLVNLPKEEQQASADAIEAQMKRCNSRWFRYYLTYDPITSLKHLKIPILVINGELDSQVSPKQNLPVIAKILEGTGNRNYRIIEFPKLNHFFQTCETGSVLEYGIIEETIAPVVLNTVSDWILETTVNEIIIDRNKYK